In Bacillota bacterium, a single window of DNA contains:
- a CDS encoding metallophosphoesterase family protein: MEALIAFVSDIHANRPALDAVLQDMARFSPSQVYNLGDTVGYGPHPDTCIEWARDHASVSLLGNHDAACVGLLALEWFNPWAREAVEWTAARLSTDLRLWLQARPHTYRFPGGALRILLAHGTPRHPVTEYVNPEGAAQILRDEDPGFDVCFVGHTHLMGVYTRQGYRPLYESAELELSAPCIVNAGSVGQPRDGRPEAGYVLFDPHARRLIARRIPYPVAATQQAILAAGLPSILAERLAVGR, translated from the coding sequence GTGGAGGCGCTCATCGCCTTCGTCTCCGACATTCACGCCAACCGCCCGGCGCTCGATGCTGTCCTTCAGGACATGGCCCGGTTTTCGCCCTCGCAGGTGTACAACCTCGGTGATACGGTCGGTTACGGGCCACATCCGGATACGTGCATCGAGTGGGCGCGCGACCATGCGTCCGTTTCCCTGCTCGGTAACCACGACGCCGCCTGTGTGGGGCTGCTGGCGCTCGAGTGGTTCAACCCGTGGGCCCGGGAAGCCGTCGAGTGGACGGCGGCCCGGCTATCGACGGACTTGCGGCTGTGGCTCCAGGCACGGCCGCATACTTACCGGTTCCCGGGGGGCGCTCTGCGAATCCTGCTGGCGCACGGCACGCCCCGGCACCCGGTGACGGAGTACGTGAACCCGGAAGGGGCGGCGCAGATCCTGAGAGACGAGGATCCGGGCTTCGACGTGTGCTTCGTGGGGCACACCCACCTGATGGGCGTCTACACCCGGCAGGGCTACCGGCCGCTGTATGAGAGCGCCGAGCTCGAGCTTTCGGCCCCCTGCATCGTCAATGCGGGAAGCGTGGGGCAGCCCCGGGACGGCCGCCCGGAAGCGGGGTACGTGCTGTTCGATCCGCATGCCAGGCGCCTCATCGCCCGGCGCATCCCCTACCCGGTGGCGGCCACCCAGCAGGCCATCCTGGCGGCGGGTCTGCCGTCGATCCTGGCGGAACGGCTCGCTGTGGGACGCTGA